GGCCATCCGGCACTTTTTGACTATTCTATATGCTTGAAAATTGATGTGTATTGATGTTGATGTGAAATGCAATTGCTAACCAGCTAAGTTATTGTAATGAAATCATAATTGTTAAGAGTTGGATTCGCCATCTGAAATACCAAGTTGCTGCTGTAATATAAACAATTTCAGCATATGTTACATGAAATTATTTTCCTTCCTGTCAGACAATTCCTGGTATGGAAAGTTTTGCAGAGGTTGCTCCTTCTGTTCGTGGTTTGCCGCAGATGGTAAATTCATTTATTGTACTCCATAAGTTCATTTACAAACTACTCAAATTATAACCTAAAGTTCAATAACCTTttgattaataatttattattgatttttttagatTGTAGAGTGCAGAATATTTGTCAATTGTGTAGCTTTATGCTGccactttctttcttcattttttccagGTTATAGAAAGCATTAATAGGTGCGATGTGGATATTCGAAGAGAATTATTTAGTAGTATACTGGTATGTGTCTTTTTCTCCTATTTTCTGTAAAATTACAGACTTTTAAGGTTGAGAAATCTAATTCTGTTTCTTGGCGGTATGCTCACTGTAATGATTTTTTTATGCACACGGGTCCTCGTATTTCCATCTCAAGTATTTTGATTCATAAATTGGTTGAGGTTATGTTGTTCGGTGACTTAGATTTATTTTAGAAATTGCTTTTTTGATGTAGCTTGCTGGTGGCACAGCATCAATGCAACAGTTGAAGGAAAGACTTGAAAAGGATCTGCTAGAGGTGGTGTTTGCTAAGcctttttttcctcttatttctttttcaaaatcttCAAAGAACCTTGTGCATTGTTCATCTGCACTTCCCTGACCTTTTGACCAGTGACCAGTGAATGAGGCTCACTGGATTTTACTTTTGTTACTAGTTTCAGTGACTTAAAGATAATTTTTTGTAATCTTAGCATGGGGGACATTATAAAAAATGTGTTTTAAGCAGTATTACAACTTCATTTTAGTGAGCTTATCTTTTCTCGAGTGAAAATTTGGTGAGCTTAACACGTGGAGGCAAGAAAAAAATTGTTGCTGTCATAGATCTCTCTCTTTGATGGTTGCAGCAATATCATGAAGAGCAGAATTTATATGAATAACTGAAGTGATGACCATTAACTAGCTATGCATACCAGTGGAATCCatatgaattcttttttttaatgaataatattgattttataaaGGATAGGATATATGAATACTAGTTCTGTTGCATGACTCTCTATCCATTTGCAGGAATCCCCTCAAGCTGCTAGGGTTAAAGTATTGGCAAGTGGTAACTCGACGGAACGGAGATTCAGGTTGgttgtgctctctctctctcgctagACTTCTGTATAGAAGGCAACCACTTACATTTGTGTACTATAATTTATCTAGAAAATCATATGTATCACGAGTTGGGATTGCGATTTTAAAACATTTCCATGTTTTATTTGGACTATGATTCGACCTCCAAACCATCTTTAGCATATTTAGATGCGGCATTTGGATTCATCTTTAATCGAAAAATGTTAATTAAAGAATTAAATTGCTTCTTAGTGAGAATATTTCACTGGTATTACAAAAACCTTGATGCTGTGGTTCAGTGTCTGTGTTAGATTTGACTACAGTTTTCTAAACTTGAAATTTTATATTAGATGAGTTTTGCAACTATTTGGAGAGTAAGCGTTATCTGGGGTGGTTGTGATTGCACAGAATATATAAAACATTTggcaaataaaaattatattttataataatagcATAGTGCTAATATTTATTTGCAGCAAGAGGGGTATAAGTTTAATGAAGCGGTGCCATCCCATTCTTTGTTTTTAATTGGGATGACGTAGAAAAAAGGGGCTTACATTAGAAATGCCACTACATATTTAGAATGGGAAACAAAAACTTTTTGCACACCAGTGTAAGCATACTGAATTTGTTGTTGAATATTTTGCTTATATTCCACTATCATATATAGAGAGCCACGAATGCTTAACATCAAAGTGCCATGAgccaaaaacatataaaattaaTGGCAAGAATTCCTTGGATACTCTGGATTTTGTATGATATACCCCCTTTGCCTTCGCATGGGAAGGGTACCTTATCATGCTGTCTGGAATATTGGATGGTTGACTTCCAAGATGGGGTGCGTTGGAAATGATAATGGCCCTGATAACTATTAATTTTTATGCCAAGTCCCTCCctcaaaaaagaagaggaaatatGCTAATTCCGTTCAAGAGCATTTATTTACACTGGATAGGAAGTATTCTTTTATTTGCTATAACATAGCGACTTGAGAAGTCATTTCCTTTGGTAGTTATTCCCTAAGTTTCTTGGGAAattttgtcttttcatttaGCAATTGTGCTATGAAAGTCCATCAGATCTAATGCAAATTGGTGGCCACTCTTTGTGCAGTGTTTGGATTGGCGGGAGTATCTTGGCATCCCTTGGTTCATTTCAGCAAATGTGGTTCTCCAAATCAGAGTAAGTTGGTCTTGTAGACATACTACGTCAAGATTTGCTTTTCATCTtatcatattattattttattgtctaGTTCCCCACCTGAGATTTCTGATTATAGACTACCGACTTTGAGTGGAGTATCAAATTCTATACATTAGATTTGTTCCTTTTTACATTTTAATTTGTCGGCAATTTTTACAGGTATGAAGAGCACGGGCCGTCTTACATACAGCGAAAATGCCCTTAAGGCCTTGACTTAAAAGTTAGATGTAACATGAACAAATAGATGATTCTGTGGAACCTGTAAATCATAGAGAGCAGCTTACTCCTGTCCCCCAAGACAGTATTGAGCCATCCCTGGCTTTGTGTACTATTTAGGTATCAAGTAACATTTGCATTCTTTAACATGTTTCATTCACAGCTTACAACACTTTCAGCGTTGTAGATTAATACCCATTCATTGCACCTGAAAAATCATTAACTTGTTCTGTACCATAATTTTCAAGATTCGCTATGTCTTCAACATTCACCGTCTGGTGGGTTGCTGACCATGTGGCATAAGTTGATACCTTGTGGTGTTATTATGGTTGGAGTTCGTTTATAAAAATCCGTACTCCCACTTCCTTGCgacatttttgagattttactaCATGGTCTTGGTTTAATCACTATGAAGTATTTTCCTTTGTGTTTGCACAAACAAGGTGGATGATACCTTAACTTCTTGAACACATCAGGTCTAGAGCACATCAGTGCTTAGCATTGTGTCCAAGCTCTTAATCTCCTATTCGTTTTCAGAGGATTTTATAGTCTCCCATCATCTCAAAACATTTTCCTAGTTAAGGAAGTGGAAAAAAGTTGTCCATGTTTCCCTATAGCTTCTTGCTCTGTTTTACAATTCCGCACCATAAATGAATTATAGTTGGAACTAACCAACTATAGCTATAGAACTCAACTGCATATACTCGAATCTGCTTGCTTGGGTATAAAGTAAAACCAACAATATACATCTTGGACTAGGAGAACTACAATTCCCAAATCTGCAAGCAAAATCAGAACACTCTTTCATTGAGACTAACCAGGCATCTACTACTTACCTCCAGGCGCTAGCCTATCTATATGCTAGCTGGTTCCTTATCCTGCTCTACTTTGGATCAAAGTTGGGGATACTACCAATGAAGTCAAGAGATAATATTACATGGAAACCCTTCAAACAAGATCTTTTCCACCAACCACAGAAGGAATGTTTAGTACCAGCAAGTTTAACAGtcgaaaaaaattaatatattgtgtGGCCAAAttaactttacttggtctacgCATCACTAAAATTTACATAGCAAGAGACAACACCCAGTAAACTAGTAAGTATGCTGTCCTCCAAAAGTGCTCAAAAATGCGGACATTTTCTTAGTGTAAGCTAGGATATCGCTTACTTTCCAAAACCCGTCCTGTCTGTGAGACACCTGCATCAACCTATTAGTTAATTTTCACCATCATTTGCTAACTACTCCATGCTACaatagaagaaacaaaagacAAACTAATTGTCCAAAACAGTGGCAAGGACGAGAGGGCTCTGCAATGATAAATCGTTCTCACATTAGTTTCCTTCGACTGCAATCTTAAGAGTCTTATAACCACCGAAAGGATCGAGAAATGTAGACCACTATGCCTTTCAAGCCAATAAATTATACCAACTGACCATTTGAAACCTATCTGGAGCAAATTCAATGCTCAGTCAAGACAGCAGCACTTGGCAAAATATACatttctttgatttctctcaTTCACACACTAGAAATCTGCAAATTTGAATATTTCATTTCCTCTACGAATCCAAAGTTAAATTATAATTTCTCTTAATCTCCCTGTTTTTCCAGAAACCAAACAGAAAGATCAATACTAGAAAGTTTTAGAAACCCATTATAACATTCAGTCTAATAAATTATATAATGACCATGTGAAACCTATCACAAGCAGATCATTCATTCATTTACTTTACCATTTCCACTCTCGTGGGATTGCTTCAATGCAGTCACCTCTTATAACCAATTTAATGCTGAAGATAAAGCATCTTTACTTTCTCCCATTTGGAGGCCTAGAAAATGAATGAAAGCAAGAAGACAAAGAATTGAACCACGAAATTTCCTCCAAACTAATTCACCTACTTGATTTCCTCACCAAGGTTGCATTCTCCTTTGCTTTGTGATTCAGAGAACATGCGATAAAAGACTCAGAAATTACATGGattggaaagaaaaaggaaatcaaaATCGCTTTGTCAAACCTTGGAAGCTAGATGGATTCCTCGATCTTATTCAACTTGTCTTTCTTTTCCAATTCACTCTGGTACTGTCTCAGCCTCTCATTCATCTTTTCCTGTTCAACCAAAAAGGAAAGATCTATCATTCCACAAAATTTCGTTCTGCGTAATTCGAAAATGGACAAGAGAAGACGTCCTTTTGCCGCAAAATCTCAGTAAGCAAATAGAAAGTGATCAGGGAGAGAGAGTAAGAAAACCTTGTAGCTGATTTCGGCGCGGTGCATAACGTAGAAGCCGAACGCGCCTCCCAGGATGGTGCCCGCGATGATGCGAACGTTGTCCCACACCGCCATCTTTCCCCCTCTCCGTATGCGCTGTGATGTGTCTACCGAGCGGTGATGCTACACATACATAAAATTGgtatacataaatatacataatgacatggcatgccATGTAAGCAAATGActaggcaatttcaaatttcaaatttcaaaaatcaaaaattaaacctTACAAATCACTCACTTTTATCTCTCATCAGATTttatatttctctctcctctctcttcctctcctctctctcacgctactctctctttgtctctcacGGCCAAAACCTAACCTCCACCATCCGACCACCCATATGACCGCCAGTGCCACCAAAAGAAGCGGCCAGCCCCCAGGAGCAACACCCAACCATCACTTGCCATCaacggttgttgattttgtcgaaAATCTATCATGAAATCATGGGTATCCATCGGACAAAAATCCCAGATCCAATTGATTCTGATGTCGATTTGGTAacccgacaccaccaatggactcccctacgtgaggagcacctagTCCAACCCTTCGTCGaccaaaacggccaccggaaTCGGAGACCCACGTCAAAGGTATACTCCAGTGCgttattacactatacatttgacagtgtatttagctttttctgttgattgaacatcttatgaattacttgtgaagcttgatagTGGGTTATTGTATTGTCATAAtgaaaagtgtaattattttgtttcatggtttgtttttTGCCTAGCTTACCAGATATTGTATTTTGCAAATAGTGTATTTAgcatttagtgtacttagaacaTAATGTATTTTGCTGGGCTGCTTCTCGTCATGGTGTCCTGGATTGGTGATTTCTTGGTTccacaaaatatttgattacatTTCCATTTTAGTAATGCATTTAATATTACATACACTGTAAGTTCCCATAATGTAGTTGCATTGAATATGTTAGTTTCCTTGCTTGATGGGTTCGATTGGTTCACTGTCAGTGTGCATAATGTTTTTAACATATGtttaatgttgtcttgtttAGGTATACTCTGTTCATAAAATTTTTGCATGTATGAACAATGCTAGAACTACACTTCCATATTGCCTAATGTATTTGTTGTGAGTAATTTGAGGTATGGACAAAACTAGTAAAATTTTTAGGTCTGAACATTGATATAACTATACACTGTCAATTAAATAATGTATTTGGCTTGAATGGTTATGTTTACATACTTGATTGGTTTCAGCAGTTATAATGCATTGGTTTGTGTTTTGTGATATTTTATTTACGCTTAATGGAAGTGTATTTCGGTAAATAGTGTGGTTCGATA
This DNA window, taken from Tripterygium wilfordii isolate XIE 37 chromosome 20, ASM1340144v1, whole genome shotgun sequence, encodes the following:
- the LOC119986687 gene encoding uncharacterized protein LOC119986687, producing MAVWDNVRIIAGTILGGAFGFYVMHRAEISYKEKMNERLRQYQSELEKKDKLNKIEESI